The Vibrio chagasii genome includes a region encoding these proteins:
- a CDS encoding peroxiredoxin C, whose protein sequence is MVLVGRQAPDFTAAAVLGNGEIVDNFNFAEFTKGKKAVVFFYPLDFTFVCPSELIAFDNRLEDFQAKGVEVIGVSIDSQFSHNAWRNTAIADGGIGQVKYPLVADVKHEICKAYDVEHPEAGVAFRGSFLIDADGLVRHQVVNDLPLGRNIDEMLRMVDALNFHEKNGEVCPAQWEEGKSGMDASPKGVAAFLSEHADDLSK, encoded by the coding sequence ATGGTACTAGTAGGTCGTCAAGCCCCTGACTTTACTGCAGCAGCTGTTCTAGGTAACGGTGAGATCGTTGATAACTTCAACTTCGCAGAATTCACTAAAGGTAAGAAAGCGGTTGTTTTCTTCTACCCACTAGACTTCACTTTCGTTTGTCCTTCAGAGCTAATCGCTTTCGACAACCGTCTAGAAGATTTCCAAGCTAAAGGCGTTGAAGTAATCGGTGTTTCTATCGATTCTCAATTCTCTCACAACGCATGGCGTAACACTGCTATCGCTGACGGCGGTATCGGTCAAGTTAAATACCCACTAGTTGCTGACGTTAAGCACGAAATCTGCAAAGCATACGATGTTGAGCACCCAGAAGCAGGCGTTGCTTTCCGTGGTTCTTTCCTAATCGACGCTGACGGCCTTGTACGTCACCAAGTAGTTAACGATCTTCCACTAGGTCGTAACATCGACGAAATGCTACGCATGGTAGACGCACTAAACTTCCACGAGAAGAACGGTGAAGTTTGTCCTGCACAATGGGAAGAAGGTAAATCAGGTATGGACGCATCTCCAAAAGGTGTTGCAGCATTCCTATCTGAGCACGCTGACGACCTAAGCAAGTAA
- a CDS encoding YadA C-terminal domain-containing protein: MKKSIIAVSLATVFSLPAIADVDVQNPIWNEQPSNPIEQVPTQPQLPVQPILPAPSQPIEQVPSNPIEKPKPSQPIEQTPTQPQLPVQPTLPEPSQPIENTPWQPPVDNSPERPSPDYGDTPDISGPTEAERSSALELGQAELQSNFEAMAAEYNAKFNDHAEQMDGIRASLHAVTNARPFVTNGEFAIGAGVGFAGSKEALALGGAYGINESLSVSGTFHYETSGKYSSSDVAGGVGLQYSFK, from the coding sequence ATGAAAAAATCAATTATTGCAGTGTCACTAGCTACTGTATTTTCACTTCCTGCGATCGCAGATGTTGATGTTCAAAACCCAATTTGGAATGAACAGCCATCAAACCCAATTGAACAGGTACCCACTCAACCTCAGCTACCTGTTCAACCAATACTACCGGCACCTTCTCAACCTATCGAGCAAGTACCAAGTAATCCAATTGAAAAACCAAAGCCTTCACAGCCGATTGAACAAACCCCAACTCAACCTCAATTGCCTGTACAGCCAACATTACCAGAGCCATCTCAACCAATTGAAAATACACCATGGCAGCCACCTGTAGATAATAGTCCAGAGCGTCCTAGCCCAGATTACGGTGATACACCGGATATCTCAGGCCCGACAGAAGCCGAACGCTCATCTGCATTAGAGTTAGGTCAAGCAGAGCTTCAAAGTAACTTCGAAGCAATGGCCGCAGAATATAATGCGAAGTTCAATGATCATGCTGAACAAATGGATGGTATTCGTGCAAGTTTGCACGCTGTAACGAATGCTCGTCCATTCGTTACCAACGGTGAATTTGCTATTGGTGCGGGTGTTGGCTTTGCAGGATCGAAAGAAGCACTTGCGTTAGGCGGCGCATACGGAATCAATGAAAGCCTAAGTGTTTCTGGCACTTTCCACTATGAAACATCAGGTAAATACTCATCTTCAGATGTTGCTGGCGGCGTTGGCCTTCAGTACAGCTTTAAATAG
- a CDS encoding copper homeostasis protein CutC encodes MNIEIEVCIDNLESLHNALAGGANRIELCSSLALGGLTPSLGMMKQAARISSVPVYAMIRPRQGDFIFDNDDVMCMLDDIQAAADAGLDGVVLGVLTAQGEIDMAAMKALTSKAHQLKLGVTFHRAIDQLKDYQKALEQIIELGCERVLTSGLASNAEQGKDILKEMVRLTQGRLDIMAGAGVTAENGRQILKHTGVQALHLSGKSTRPSLMTQASQAQMGHDDVDDYLIPVTSTAKIQDLIASLNK; translated from the coding sequence ATGAATATCGAAATTGAAGTTTGTATCGATAACCTAGAATCCCTACACAATGCCCTAGCAGGCGGAGCGAATCGTATTGAGCTCTGCTCTTCACTAGCACTTGGTGGATTAACTCCAAGCTTAGGTATGATGAAGCAAGCCGCTCGCATTTCATCGGTTCCCGTGTACGCAATGATTCGACCAAGACAAGGCGACTTCATCTTCGATAATGACGACGTGATGTGCATGCTTGATGATATCCAAGCCGCTGCCGATGCTGGTTTAGATGGTGTGGTATTAGGTGTGCTTACCGCTCAAGGTGAAATAGACATGGCTGCTATGAAAGCACTAACCTCAAAAGCCCACCAGCTAAAACTTGGCGTGACCTTTCACCGTGCTATAGACCAACTTAAGGATTACCAAAAAGCGCTAGAACAAATTATCGAACTTGGCTGTGAACGTGTTTTAACTTCAGGTTTAGCAAGTAACGCGGAGCAAGGAAAAGATATTCTCAAGGAGATGGTTAGGCTCACTCAAGGCCGCTTAGATATTATGGCTGGGGCAGGCGTTACCGCTGAAAATGGCCGACAAATTCTCAAGCACACTGGCGTTCAAGCACTGCATCTGTCTGGCAAGTCGACAAGACCAAGCCTAATGACACAAGCCTCTCAAGCTCAAATGGGGCATGACGATGTAGACGATTACTTAATCCCAGTAACAAGCACGGCAAAGATTCAAGATCTGATAGCCTCGCTTAACAAATAG
- the pstB gene encoding phosphate ABC transporter ATP-binding protein PstB — MFSINETLGYQAPLDVHNLKEEQIAISIEGLNLYYKDSQALDDISMKIPKGQVTAFIGPSGCGKSTLLRCINRMNDLVEGCKVSGKVKLHGKNVYYPKVDVATLRRRVGMVFQRPNPFPKSIYENVVYGLRLQGVSNSRDLDDAVERSLRAAALWDEVKDRLHENAFGLSGGQQQRLVIARAVAIEPEVLLLDEPTSALDPISTLTIEELINDLKTQYTVVIVTHNMQQAARVSDHTAFIHMGKLIEYSDTDSIFTSPLKNQTEDYITGRYG, encoded by the coding sequence ATGTTCTCAATTAATGAAACCTTGGGTTACCAAGCGCCTTTAGACGTACACAATCTAAAGGAAGAACAAATTGCTATCTCGATCGAAGGGCTCAATCTTTACTATAAAGACAGCCAAGCGCTCGATGATATCTCGATGAAGATACCCAAAGGGCAAGTGACGGCATTTATCGGTCCTTCGGGCTGTGGTAAATCAACCTTACTACGCTGCATCAATCGTATGAACGATCTTGTCGAAGGCTGCAAAGTTTCCGGAAAAGTGAAGCTTCATGGCAAGAATGTCTATTATCCTAAAGTTGATGTTGCGACTCTGCGTCGCCGTGTCGGCATGGTATTTCAGCGTCCAAACCCGTTTCCCAAATCTATCTATGAAAATGTGGTTTACGGACTAAGGCTGCAAGGTGTGAGTAACAGCCGAGATCTGGATGATGCCGTAGAACGATCACTGCGTGCAGCGGCGTTGTGGGATGAAGTAAAAGATCGTTTACATGAAAATGCTTTTGGTTTATCTGGTGGTCAGCAGCAGCGTTTGGTGATTGCTCGCGCTGTCGCGATTGAACCTGAAGTCTTATTGTTGGATGAGCCGACATCGGCATTGGATCCTATTTCAACGTTGACGATTGAAGAACTAATCAACGATCTCAAGACGCAATATACGGTCGTTATCGTCACGCATAACATGCAGCAGGCTGCGCGTGTGAGTGACCATACTGCTTTTATTCATATGGGAAAATTGATCGAGTACTCAGATACGGATTCAATATTTACGTCGCCATTGAAAAATCAAACGGAAGACTACATTACTGGTCGATACGGTTAA
- a CDS encoding LysR family transcriptional regulator codes for MAKDLFSSLDLNLLRTFLIVYQEKNTRKAAERLFVSQPAVSQALQKLRHHFSDDLFVKVHGGLQATAFCEDLANTITPHFHGLESALNKSIQFKPSDIDFKIRLALSPVVLTCLSGSLYARIKAQAPNAQLELLSWNLSTQEDIQKGIIDLGVSYVITNSTKEVYTKKLLDLTGRVFVRQDHPIKKSLIEPKDMAGFEIASMISPGWNDNYSYAAKLLERYSIEHKVGFRSELIMAIIDVILHTDMYMPHSNIFPVENYPGLRAIDVLVEGEHYKMPIHAHMHIKNRNAPITLWLFSEIKQALIEQVNKQDLSQV; via the coding sequence ATGGCTAAGGATCTATTCAGCTCTCTTGATTTAAACCTATTGCGTACCTTTTTAATTGTTTACCAGGAAAAAAACACCAGAAAGGCAGCGGAGCGTTTATTTGTCTCTCAACCAGCAGTGAGTCAAGCTCTACAGAAACTGCGTCATCACTTCTCGGATGATCTATTCGTGAAAGTACATGGAGGACTGCAAGCTACTGCTTTTTGTGAAGACCTTGCCAATACAATAACCCCTCACTTTCATGGATTAGAATCAGCACTCAATAAATCGATTCAATTTAAACCTAGCGATATTGATTTTAAGATCCGCCTAGCACTCTCTCCTGTAGTACTTACTTGTCTTTCAGGCTCTCTATATGCACGGATAAAAGCGCAAGCACCCAACGCTCAACTGGAGCTATTAAGTTGGAACCTATCGACGCAGGAAGATATTCAAAAAGGCATCATCGACTTAGGTGTTAGTTATGTCATTACGAATTCAACAAAAGAAGTTTACACTAAGAAGCTCCTAGACCTAACTGGGCGCGTTTTTGTTAGGCAAGACCACCCAATCAAGAAATCCCTGATAGAGCCAAAGGACATGGCTGGTTTTGAAATAGCTTCAATGATCTCTCCTGGTTGGAATGATAATTATAGTTACGCAGCAAAGTTACTTGAGCGCTACTCTATTGAACACAAAGTTGGTTTTCGTTCAGAACTTATCATGGCCATTATCGATGTGATCTTACACACCGACATGTACATGCCCCACTCCAACATATTTCCAGTGGAGAATTACCCAGGCTTAAGAGCGATTGATGTGTTAGTTGAAGGAGAGCATTACAAAATGCCAATTCATGCTCACATGCATATCAAAAACCGTAACGCTCCAATAACCCTCTGGCTATTTTCAGAGATCAAGCAAGCTTTAATAGAACAAGTTAATAAGCAAGACTTATCACAAGTATAA
- the phoU gene encoding phosphate signaling complex protein PhoU, whose protein sequence is MQFGRHISGQFNVELESIRTHVLTMGGLVEQQLSFAMQALHKDDLELAKKVIRDDHKVNAMEVSIDEACTRIIAKRQPTAKDLRLIMAIIKTITDLERIGDVASKIAQGAIDIPSTKEQKFHVSLEPLCRQAITMLHQVLDAFARMDVDAAAEVHKLDDKLDAEYEAVIRQLMTYMMEDPKNIPNILQVMWSARAIERVGDRCQNICEYIIYFVKGKDVRHLGDQSLDDALK, encoded by the coding sequence ATGCAATTTGGTCGCCACATCTCAGGACAATTTAATGTCGAGTTAGAGTCTATCCGTACCCATGTACTGACTATGGGTGGGTTAGTAGAGCAGCAGCTCTCTTTTGCGATGCAGGCACTCCACAAAGATGATTTGGAATTAGCGAAGAAAGTGATTCGTGATGACCATAAAGTGAATGCGATGGAAGTGTCGATTGATGAGGCATGTACTCGCATTATTGCCAAGCGTCAACCAACGGCAAAGGATCTGCGTTTGATAATGGCGATCATCAAAACGATTACCGACCTAGAGCGTATTGGTGATGTTGCTTCGAAGATCGCGCAGGGTGCGATTGATATCCCTTCGACAAAAGAACAAAAATTCCATGTATCGCTAGAGCCTTTATGTCGACAAGCGATCACCATGCTACACCAAGTTTTAGACGCATTTGCTCGCATGGATGTGGATGCGGCAGCCGAGGTACACAAACTTGATGATAAGTTGGATGCTGAATACGAAGCAGTGATTCGTCAATTGATGACTTACATGATGGAAGACCCGAAGAATATTCCAAATATCTTGCAAGTGATGTGGTCAGCGAGAGCCATTGAGCGAGTGGGGGATCGTTGCCAGAATATCTGTGAGTACATTATCTACTTCGTCAAAGGCAAAGATGTACGCCACCTTGGCGATCAAAGCCTAGATGACGCACTAAAGTAA